The following coding sequences are from one Humulus lupulus chromosome X, drHumLupu1.1, whole genome shotgun sequence window:
- the LOC133806476 gene encoding LOW QUALITY PROTEIN: phospholipid-transporting ATPase 2-like (The sequence of the model RefSeq protein was modified relative to this genomic sequence to represent the inferred CDS: substituted 2 bases at 2 genomic stop codons) produces the protein MDAGLQLRWHSLRYGELESKSRFINQYFLLIACLQLWSLITPVNPASTWGPLVFIFAVSATKEAWDDYHRFLSDKKANEKEVLVVRQDIKKHVQAQDIHVGNIVWLRENDEVPCDLVLIGTSDQQGMCYVEVNIKSLTSNXPSLVQXATPSLYMIDVVMLEYHNIRGVIECPVPDKDIRRFDANLRLFPPFIDNDLCPLTIKNTILQSCYLRNTEWACGVAVYTGKFVYSSCQGHILMHTSLFMHAHICFVLKQ, from the exons ATGGATGCTGGATTACAACTAAGGTGGCACAGCTTAAGATATGGTGAGCTAGAAAGCAAGAG CCGCTTCATAAACCAGTACTTTCTGCTAATAGCATGCCTTCAGTTATGGTCTCTTATTACTCCAGTAAATCCTGCCAGTACATGGGGTCCACTTGTTTTCATTTTTGCTGTCTCTGCAACAAAAGAGGCATGGGATGATTACCACAGATTTCTTTCAGACAAGAAAGCGAATGAGAAAGAAGTTTTGGTTGTGAGGCAGGACATAAAGAAACAT GTTCAAGCACAGGATATTCATGTGGGTAATATAGTATGGCTCCGAGAGAATGATGAAGTGCCATGTGATCTGGTTTTGATTGGGACATCTGATCAGCAAGGAATGTGCTATGTTGAGGTAAATATAAAATCCTTGACAAGTAACTGACCAAGTTTGGTGCAATAAGCAACACCCAGCCTTTACAT GATTGATGTTGTAATGTTAGAATATCATAATATACGT GGTGTGATTGAGTGCCCTGTTCCTGACAAGGACATTAGAAGATTTGATGCAAATTTACGGTTGTTTCCTCCTTTTATTGATAACGATCTGTGCCCATTAACCATTAAAAACACAATTCTTCAGTCATGTTACTTGCGGAATACCGAATGGGCATGTGGAGTAGCTGTTTATACAGGCAAGTTTGTTTATTCTAGTTGTCAAGGCCATATTTTAATGCATACCTCTCTGTTCATGCATGCacatatttgttttgttttgaagCAATAA